A window from Gymnogyps californianus isolate 813 chromosome 27, ASM1813914v2, whole genome shotgun sequence encodes these proteins:
- the SPDEF gene encoding LOW QUALITY PROTEIN: SAM pointed domain-containing Ets transcription factor (The sequence of the model RefSeq protein was modified relative to this genomic sequence to represent the inferred CDS: inserted 1 base in 1 codon), with the protein MGSASPGLTALFPSRLTRPDTALLPPPRTPTPRXWGCPDSPSPPATPEQPLPAFCLHYFDMLYSEDIAWATKGMGEPSQNGAQGGQGEAQKEPEQCPIIDSQGLGLGAEGDLQASLHLEEHSLEQVQSMVVGEVLKDIETACKLLNIAADPADWSPGNVQKWILWTEHQYRLPQIGKSFQELSGKDLCAMSEEQFCQRSPACGDILHAHLDIWKSAAWMKEKATPGDVRYCGGDASWADSEVDSSCAGQPIHLWQFLKELLLKPHNYGRFIRWLNKEKGIFKIEDSAQVARLWGIRKNRPAMNYDKLSRSIRQYYKKGIIRKPDISQRLVYQFVHPV; encoded by the exons ATGGGCAGCGCCAGCCCCGGGCTGACAGCTCTGTTCCCCAGCCGCCTCACCCGGCCGGACACTGCCTTGCTGCCCCCCCCCAGGACCCCGACAccca gctggggctgcccggaTAGCCCCAGCCCTCCCGCCACCCCcgagcagcccctgcctgctttctgcctgcaCTACTTCGACATGCTCTACTCGGAGGACATCGCCTGGGCCACCAAGGGCATGGGGGAACCCTCCCAAAACGGTGCCCAGGGGGGGCAAGGGGAGGCACAGAAGGAACCGGAGCAATGTCCCATCATCGACAGCCAGGGCTTGGGGCTGGGGGCCGAGGGGGACCTGCAGGCCAGCCTGCACCTGGAGGAGCACTCGCTGGAGCAGGTACAGAGCATGGTGGTGGGCGAAGTGCTGAAGGACATCGAGACGGCCTGCAAGCTCCTCAACATCGCCGCAG ACCCCGCGGACTGGAGCCCCGGCAACGTGCAGAAGTGGATCCTGTGGACGGAGCACCAGTACCGGCTGCCACAGATTGGGAAGTCCTTCCAGGAGCTGTCGGGAAAGGACCTGTGTGCCATGTCCGAGGAGCAGTTCTGCCAGCGCTCGCCTGCCTGCGGTGACATCCTGCACGCCCACCTCGACATCTGGAAGTCTG CTGCCTGGATGAAGGAAAAAGCCACCCCGGGAGATGTGAGATACTGTG GAGGTGATGCCAGCTGGGCAGACAGCGAGGTGGACTCATCCTGCGCCGGTCAACCCATCCACCTCTGGCAGTTCCtcaaagagctgctgctgaaacccCACAACTACGGCCGCTTCATCCGCTGGCTCAACAAGGAGAaag gcaTCTTCAAGATCGAGGACTCAGCGCAAGTGGCCCGTCTGTGGGGCATCCGGAAGAACCGCCCGGCCATGAACTACGACAAGCTGAGCCGCTCCATCCGGCAGTATTACAAGAAAGGCATCATCCGGAAACCCGACATCTCCCAGCGCCTCGTCTACCAGTTTGTCCACCCGGTCTGA